A stretch of the Lolium perenne isolate Kyuss_39 chromosome 3, Kyuss_2.0, whole genome shotgun sequence genome encodes the following:
- the LOC127344823 gene encoding uncharacterized protein, whose translation MDWSIGPEEQVLWPASVLAGVVMCGAVYETTRQISSRCFKCYDGLSPMQKVEWNNRGFSTFHALVAAAVSFYVVMVSGLFSEDINNSILIGRKSWLSDSMFGVSIGYFLTDLAMILWYFPSLGGKEFLLHHGLSMYAIGLALFSGKAHMYILMVLFTEATTPFVNLRWYLDVAGQKTHRLYLCNGLALFVGWLVARIILFVYFFSHMYFHFDQVKSIFALGFYSIMTVPPTIAAMNVFWFWKISKGMVKTLCKSKSKTLTANGKTD comes from the exons ATGGATTGGAGTATCGGGCCCGAGGAGCAGGTTCTGTGGCCGGCGTCGGTTCTCGCCGGCGTCGTCATGTGCGGCGCG GTTTATGAGACAACTCGCCAGATTAGCTCTCGCTGCTTCAAGTGCTATGATGGGTTAAGTCCAATGCAAAAGGTTGAGTGGAATAACAG GGGCTTCTCAACGTTCCATGCATTGGTTGCTGCTGCCGTGTCTTTTTACGTAGTCATGGTATCTGGCCTCTTCAGTGAAGATATCAATAATAGCATACTCATTGGTAGAAAATCATGGTTATCTGATTCCATGTTTGGG GTCTCGATTGGATACTTCTTGACAGACTTGGCAATGATCCTATGGTACTTTCCTTCTTTAGGTGGAAAGGAATTT CTCCTCCATCATGGACTTTCCATGTATGCCATCGGTCTTGCTTTGTTCAGTGGAAAAGCACACATGTACATTCTTATGGTCCTCTTCACTGAAGCTACCACTCCCTTTGTCAACCTTAGATG GTATCTGGATGTTGCTGGTCAGAAGACTCACAGGCTCTACTTATGCAACGGACTGGCTCTGTTTGTCGGGTGGCTG GTTGCTCGGATAATCTTGTTCGTATATTTCTTCAGTCACATGTACTTCCACTTTGATCAG GTGAAGTCCATCTTCGCCCTGGGATTCTACAGCATAATGACGGTGCCACCTACCATCGCCGCGATGAACGTGTTTTGGTTCTGGAAGATATCCAAGGGGATGGTGAAAACCCTCTGCAAGAGCAAGAGCAAGACGCTTACCGCCAACGGGAAGACCGACTAG
- the LOC139838151 gene encoding serine/threonine-protein kinase PEPKR2-like — translation MDSLPRKRKGARSLAGSLHDASADRKCTCRHRNPRPNIKKPPSASSSAASPARRGVVMTAPPASGRPHAAPDSPCRGLKRKVGCIDSATRIGRKKRLEAEYELGTQIGRGKFGAVRICARGGGGEAFACKALPRSGGETGAHREVEIMQHLSGHPGVVTLRAVFVGLVSS, via the coding sequence ATGGACTCCCTCCCGCGGAAGCGCAAGGGCGCGCGCTCCCTCGCCGGCTCCCTCCACGATGCCTCCGCCGACCGCAAATGCACCTGCCGCCACCGCAACCCCCGCCCCAACATCAAGAAACccccctccgcctcctcctccgccgcctccccCGCCCGCCGCGGCGTGGTCATGACGGCGCCACCCGCCAGCGGCCGCCCCCACGCCGCCCCCGACAGCCCGTGCCGCGGCCTAAAGCGCAAGGTGGGCTGCATCGACTCGGCGACGCGCATCGGGCGCAAGAAGCGCCTCGAGGCCGAGTACGAGCTGGGCACGCAGATCGGGCGCGGCAAGTTCGGCGCCGTGCGGATCtgcgcgcgcggcggcggcggcgaggccttCGCGTGCAAGGCGCTGCCCCGGAGCGGCGGCGAGACGGGGGCGCACCGCGAGGTTGAGATCATGCAGCACCTCTCCGGCCACCCGGGCGTCGTCACGCTCCGGGCCGTCTTCGTGGGGCTAGTTTCCAGTTGA
- the LOC127340125 gene encoding calcium uniporter protein 6, mitochondrial has translation MWRFSRSALRAAAAASGGGPAPASRPAIACRLPPPCAALQRFRFASLPAADVARDAESEVTAEEARRLMRLANVEALKRRLGDGEVIPYADLLRACEEAGAARTRAEATALAGALDHAGVVLLFRDKVYLQPDKIVDLVRKAMPLALAPEDDPRKEELKQLQTQLEDINKLAHKQVRRILWSGLGFLITQMGLFFRLTFWEFSWDVMEPITFFTTTTGLVVGYAYFLITSRDPTYRDFMERLFQSRQRKLIQRQNFNLDRYLELQRCCKDPLEKMCGTSHFSNADIAHLHELSPVHK, from the exons ATGTGGCGCTTCTCCCGCTCcgccctccgcgccgccgccgccgcctcgggcGGCGGCCCTGCCCCGGCGTCGCGGCCCGCCATCGCGTGCCGCCTCCCCCCGCCGTGCGCCGCCCTCCAGCGGTTCCGCTTCGCGTCGCTGCCGGCGGCCGACGTGGCGAGGGACGCGGAGTCCGAGGTGACGGCCGAGGAGGCGCGGCGGCTCATGCGGCTCGCCAACGTCGAGGCCCTCAAGCGCCGGCTCGGGGACGGCGAGGTCATCCCGTACGCGGACCTGCTGCGCGCCTGCGAGGAGGCCGGCGCCGCGCGCACCCGCGCCGAGGCCACCGCGCTCGCCGGCGCGCTCGACCACGCcggcgtcgtcctcctcttccgcgACAAGGTCTACCTCCAGCCCGACAAG ATTGTGGATCTGGTAAGAAAAGCTATGCCCCTTGCACTGGCACCTGAGGATGATCCCAGAAAGGAAGAGCTGAAGCAGCTGCAGACACAGTTGGAAGATATCAACAAGCTCGCACACAAGCAAGTCCGCCGCATCCTCTGGTCTGGGCTAGGGTTCTTGATCACACAGATGGGGCTCTTCTTCAGGCTCACCTTCTGGGAGTTCTCGTGGGATGTCATGGAGCCTATCACATTCTTCACAACTACGACAGGACTGGTTGTCGGGTACGCCTACTTCCTCATCACCTCGAGGGATCCGACGTACCGAGACTTCATGGAGAGGCTGTTCCAGTCGCGGCAGAGGAAGCTGATTCAGAGGCAGAACTTCAACCTGGACAGGTACCTGGAGCTCCAGCGGTGCTGCAAGGATCCTTTGGAGAAGATGTGCGGCACAAGCCACTTCTCCAACGCCGACATCGCTCATCTCCACGAGCTGTCACCCGTTCACAAATGA